A DNA window from Aquarana catesbeiana isolate 2022-GZ linkage group LG01, ASM4218655v1, whole genome shotgun sequence contains the following coding sequences:
- the LOC141126858 gene encoding olfactory receptor 13G1-like, whose protein sequence is MSSELNQTSHIEFLLLGFSQYPHLQPLFFIIFLLIYTMAFVGNILISVIISSDSCLHTPMYFFLINLSILDICCTTAAIPKILQILVIDKKSISYSGCVSQLYVFSAALSIELILLTVMAYDRYVAICYPLRYKTIMSRTTCICLVGAAWILGTVNSMIHTFLILKLSFREENIMDHFFCEIPPVLKLASSDTYVNDVVIVASDVVLGMICFILTFISYAYIIFTIMKIHSAEKKKKAFSTCASHLTVVTIFYGGVIYTYVRPAFSNRLEADKVVSALYAIASPVLNPIIYSLRNKEVINAINKTFFKKTVFQKQLTV, encoded by the coding sequence ATGTCATCCGAACTTAATCAAACATCACATATAGAATTCCTTTTGTTAGGATTCTCCCAGTACCCACATCTCCAACCTCTTTTCTTTATCATATTTTTACTGATTTACACGATGGCTTTTGTTGGAAATATATTAATATCAGTTATTATTAGTTCAGATTCTTGTCTTCACACTCCAATGTATTTCTTTCTTATTAATCTTTCCATTTTGGACATATGTTGCACAACGGCTGCTATCCCCAAGATACTCCAGATACTTGTGATAGATAAGAAGTCCATCTCATATTCTGGCTGTGTCTCTCAATTATATGTATTTTCAGCTGCTCTTAGTATAGAACTGATCCTTCTAACAGTTATGGCATATGACAGGTATGTGGCAATCTGTTATCCTTTACGGTACAAAACTATAATGAGCAGGACAACATGTATATGTTTGGTGGGAGCTGCTTGGATCCTCGGCACAGTAAACTCAATGATACATACGTTCCTCATACTGAAACTCAGCTTTAGGGAAGAAAATATCATGGAccattttttctgtgaaattccCCCTGTGCTAAAGCTGGCAAGTTCTGACACATATGTTAATGATGTTGTCATTGTGGCATCTGATGTAGTACTTGGAATGATATGTTTTATTCTCACTTTTATTTCCTATGCATACATCATTTTCACTATTATGAAAATCCATTCCGCTGAGAAGAAAAAGAAGGCCTTCTCAACCTGCGCCTCCCACCTTACTGTAGTGACTATCTTTTATGGTGGAGTCATCTACACCTATGTACGGCCTGCCTTCAGCAACCGTTTAGAAGCCGATAAGGTTGTATCTGCTCTGTATGCCATTGCATCTCCAGTACTAAATCCCATTATATATAGCCTCAGAAATAAGGAGGTGATCAATGCCATTAATAAGACATTCTTCAAAAAGACAGTTTTTCAAAAACAACTGACTGTTTAA